The nucleotide sequence GTATCAGCAAACTTCAACCAAGACCTTGGCCACGCCCATACTAGGGATCTTCTACCTCTCTAGTAAATTAGGCTTCTGAAGGGTCACTAACATGCATGGGGCATTTAAACCATTCTATAAATAATAAGTAGCATGCATGCCATAAAGATGAATACATTCTAATCCACTGCTTGCATTAGTCAACATTTATACGATCAAGCATGGAGTATGAATGCACAATGACAAGCTGTTAATGGTGAAGACTCTGGAACTGAATGTTGGAGGGGGCGTGGATTGAAGATAAATGTAAAGTAATTGAATGGAGGGGAAAAGACAGACAAATGCATCCGGTAAATAGAGAATCATGAAGCaagtttttaaatgtttttgacGTCAGAAAGCATTCTACAACAATAACTGAAATTAGACAACGCTCAGAGATTAAGATAACTCACATGTCAAAAAGTTTACTTGGTGTCCACCAGTGACCTGAATTGAAAATCAAAATATCAGAATCGATCCATTCTTGGCTAATGTCATCCAACTTGTCAACTCTGAGAGTTGATTTAACCCTCTTTGGTGATCGGATTGGAACTGAAGCAGGCTGTACTAGGAAAACTGACCGATAGAAATCAATTCTGAGGTCAAATGAACTAAAGTGTACCGATAAGAATCTAATCTGCTTAGTGATTTTTTTCCCATTCACTTCATAAACACTCTTCTTATCCTCCACCCCTGTCATGAGTAAACATATCAAAGACTCCCACTGTGTTCTACTCAACGAATCGCCAACAAAAACAATCCTCTTTCCACGAAGTTTTTCAAGAACCGCACGCACATCAAACCTAGGAATATCACAATTCTTTGGCTTCCACCTCCACTTGGCATAACCCCTGTCTTTCCGCCCATTAGCAAAGCAATTAAATCCAATTTCTGCAAATGGGCATTCTGAGGCATTGTACAAAGGGTAACTTTCATCTTGAATCCACCTTCCTTCGAAAACATCACATTTATCAGTTGAACTGCTACTGGAATTCGAAACCGGGTAACTATTAACCACTGGGGGAACACTgggaaacaaatacaaaaaggCACAAGACATTGCAACAACAAAGAACACCAATGAGCCAATTGCAACTAATCCATTGTAAGTTTGAAAAACCAAGATTTTACAATGACCCTTCATCATCTCATTACCGAAATTCAAAACCCTTTTGTAGAAAGGCCTGAATTGAACAAACCAATCCCAATTAACATTCCTCACCAGCTTCATCATTTGGTAAAAGAACCCAGATGAAAAAGTTCCCCAATTGCAATCATATAATATGCTACAGCAAACCAGAAGAAAATCCaattatgaaattaaaaaaccatCAACAAAGTATGAAACTTGAGCCAAGAATTAGCAAAATTTGGGCTCTTGGAGAAGACCCATCAAGCAAATGAGCAAAGTAAACAGCAATCTTACAGATTCACCAACTGGGGTCTTGCAGAAAAGCACTTTCTGGTGGTGGGGTTGGCAGCTTCTGTTAGAAGCAGCTATGAAGAGAAGTTGGTTGGTGGAGTGGAGGAAAATGGGATACTAAGTCAGAAGGTGAAGGGTGATGACATTTTTGGTTAGCTTAGAACCTGGTCCTTCTGGGTGACTACAATACAAAGACCTCTCAACTGAAATGTGGGGACTGGGATTTGCAAAGTGACTCTTGTCGGTGGGTTTTTAAGCAAAGACCAAGGACAACTCTCGTTGGGCTTCAACGCGTAGAATAACTCTATTGCTTGGAATTGGAGACAAGTTCGACTCGGAACAAAGGGTGGGTTGGTTGTTGCTTCTTCATCCCCAGCTGTTCTTTTGGACTGTAGTTGACTGATAgattgtctttttattttttttatgtagtaAATTTGTGTATTCGTTTTTTTGTCTTAATGATTCAttaaattttacgtttttatcaAACTCAAACGTACAATGCACATATATTCGCAGTTTTCACGTTTAACAAGTAGAAGAATACAAAAATACAACATCATTTACTTCCAAGTTCGTATATTTCTTAAAACAAAGTAATGGGAATTGCTCTTAAATTGTCTAATCTTTTTGTACATAAAGATAACAGGGTTTCTTTGTTGAATGAACTTCGTCGTATGCAAGTCTATCAAAAAGTGATGTAATGTTTTGTCATC is from Malus sylvestris chromosome 5, drMalSylv7.2, whole genome shotgun sequence and encodes:
- the LOC126623641 gene encoding protein trichome berefringence-like 7: MMKLVRNVNWDWFVQFRPFYKRVLNFGNEMMKGHCKILVFQTYNGLVAIGSLVFFVVAMSCAFLYLFPSVPPVVNSYPVSNSSSSSTDKCDVFEGRWIQDESYPLYNASECPFAEIGFNCFANGRKDRGYAKWRWKPKNCDIPRFDVRAVLEKLRGKRIVFVGDSLSRTQWESLICLLMTGVEDKKSVYEVNGKKITKQIRFLSVHFSSFDLRIDFYRSVFLVQPASVPIRSPKRVKSTLRVDKLDDISQEWIDSDILIFNSGHWWTPSKLFDMGCYFQVGKSLKLGMPITTGFRIALNTWSSWVETMVNTNRTSVFFRTFESSHWSGRNHNSCKVTKHPWSSSWGKDRSTISDIIIKIVKKMKVPVTILHVTPMLSFRSDGHVGTWSDNPSVPDCSHWCLPGVPDMWNEILLNLLPGNQVSLK